TCGAAGAAGATATTATGAAGACCGGTACGCGAACGCTGATGGAGGATCTGGCGACCGAGCTGATTCCTCTGGGTCGCGCCGGTGACTTTAATCAGGCGCTGATGGAGCTCGGCGCTCTGATCTGTACCCCCAAATCACCGCAGTGTCTGATCTGCCCGGTGATGGTGCATTGCGCCGGCCGCCTGGAAGGGGCGGAGGACCGCCTACCGGTGAAGAGCAAGGCGAAGCCGCCGCGGCCGGAGTACCGGCTCGTCGCCCTGGTCGAGGGCGACGGAGAGCAGTCCGGGCGCGTGCTCGTCCGCCGGCGCCCAGATTCGGGGCTGCTCGCCCGAATGTGGGAGCTGCCCCACATCCCAGCAGCGGCGGAGCCCGGTGAGGGGGCCGGCCTGCCGGACGGCCCGGCGATGGACAGGCTCGCTGCTGTACTAGGCGGTGCGGGCGTACTGGCCGCGCCGCAGGGAGCCCTGATGGAAGCGGAGCATACGTTCAGTCATATTCATTGGAATATGCGCGTCTTCCGCTTCCAGCAGGTGGATGGCCGTGGCGGCGAGCGAACGGCCGTGGCTGAGTCCGCTTCCGCATATGAAGCGAACGGTGATGTGGCAGGTCCGAACACAGGCCATGACTCGGTTGAATATCGCTGGATTACGAAGGAGGATATGGGAGAACTGGCTTTTCCTAATGTTTTTATTCGCATCCTGAATCAATACTTCTCTATGAAATAAGGCTGGCGCAGAGCTAATCTGCCGCCGCTTATGACAAGAAGCAGTCTAGGCAGGACATTCGATGAATGTCTTCGGCCGAGGCTGCTTCTTGTTATGACTGAGCGTATTCATTAATTGCTGCAAATATTGTTGTAAGTTGAAACTTCCTTAGTCGCCAATCATGCGATTTTCGACACTTTTCATCGTATTCTGCTGATCTGGCTCGCGGTGCTGCTCCGGACTTGTCTGGCCTGAATCGACAGGCGTATCGCCGCTGACACTACGGGCGAAGTTGGTGAACTGCGCTTTATGCTGATCCTGTTTATGTTTGGCTTTAAGCAGCTCCTTTGGATCATTGCTAAGGTTCGAATGGTTATTGTCCATTGATTATTTCCTCCATCCATTGTGTGATTGGGTGAGATATATGGTTAAGCTGCCGGTTCGTTCATTAGTATGTGTTATTTGCCAAAAAATTAAAGATGACTTACAAATTCATTAAGCCAATGATGCTTTTTCTTTGAATTTGAACAAAAATGGTTTCATTCAGAGGTATAATAGACTTTGTAAGTAGAGTGTTAAAATGAGAGAGTGAATCATTAAACTAGCAGATTGAAACAGTTTCATTTCCGGTAATGGAAATAAATGATGGCAAAATTAATGTAAACGCTTAATATAAAGCGCTTTCAGAAGAAAAATGGTGTATTTCCACGATAAATATGCTTTAATGGACAAAGAGACTATTTTTTCTCGTTTTTTGTCTGGATTTGAATTGTTTCAGTTTTGTAAAAATGGGAGGACATTTTTACATAATCTATCTTGCGAAAAGAAAAGGGAGATCATAGCATGCGTATTCGTTCCTTTCAGTTGAGTGATGCTAATCAAGTGATGGAGCTTTTGCAAGTGGCCTTATCGGAAGATTGTTGTGAAGACACAAAGCGGGCATTTGCCAGGCAATTGTCTTGGGACTCAGACTTAATTGTAATTGCTGAAGTGGACGAGGAAATCGTTGGTGCATTGATCGGTACAATCGACAATAATGTAGGTTGTATCTACCGCACGGTTGTTCATCCAGAATATCGTCATCAAGGTATAGCAACCGGACTTGTGAATGGGATGGAGCAACGCTTCAAACAGCGCAAGGTTAGCAAGATTGTGATTGCCGGAGACGAACATAATAAAGCAATCGCACCTTTGTATGAGACCTTAGGGTACGGCGCCAGTAAATTTTTGGAGGCGTTCCAGAAGCTTAGCATTGCTGCTGTTCAATCCTTGTCAGGATCATAGGAATTTATGCATTTTTTGATTTTTTTATAAAGAATATCCAATATTGATATTTTTAGGCATGTCTGGCTACCCGTTGCAAAAGGGAACCGGATATGCTTTTCTATTATATAGGGATTTTATACAGCTTAGAAATCAAGGGGCATTCGGCTTTGTCTGCAGGCCCAGGGTGCTGCCCAGAGCTGGAGGTAGAAGAGTGAAGGAAATTTCGATATATACGGATGGTGCCTGTTCGGGCAATCCCGGCCCAGGGGGATGGGGCGCCATTCTTTTATATAAAGGGCATCGCAAAGAGCTGTCCGGCGGCGAGAAGCTGACCACGAATAATCGGATGGAGATCCAGGCTGTGATCTCGGCGCTTACCGAGCTGAAGGAGCCATGTCAGGCGAAGGTGTACAGTGATTCTGCCTATGTAGTCAATTGCTTCCAGCAAGGCTGGATACGCGGCTGGCTGAGGAATGGTTGGAAGAACAGCAAGAATCAGCCGACCCAGAACAAGGATCTATGGCAGGAGCTATGGCGCTTAATGGGCATCCATCAGGTCGAGTACATCAAGGTTAAGGGACATAGCGATAATGAATTGAACAATCATTGTGATTTTCTTGCCCGTGAAGCAATCAAACGCTTATCTTAATGAACAGACATCAAGGAGGGACAAGCATGGAGCTGAAGACAAGTGCCAATATTACAGATAGAGCGGTATGGGACAAGCTGAAGCGAGAAATCGTCGAAGCTGCTCCATCGCTTGGAATTGATGATATCGGGTTTGCTACCGCGGACCCGTTTTTGTCGTTGAAGTCGGTTCTGCTTGACCGTCGGGCCAAGGGCTATGAATCGGGCTTCGAGGAGCCTGATATTGATAAGAGGGTCTACCCCGAGCTAACGCTGGAGCAGCCAGCTTCTCTGATCTCCATCGCGGTGGCTTACCCGTCCAAGCTGGACAATCCGCCGAAGTCGGAGCCGGGACAGCGTAGGGGTATTCTTGCCCGGTCGGCATGGGGGGAAGATTATCATCTGGTGCTGCGCAGAGCGATGGCCAAGCTGGAGGAATTCATCCGTGAGCGTGTGCCAGATGTCCGTCTGGAGAGCATGGTGGATACAGGTGCTCTGGTGGACCGTGCTGTTGCTGAGCGAGCGGGCATCGGGTTCAAAGCTAAGAATTGTGCGATTATCTCGCCCAAATGGGGATCATGGATCTACTTAGGCGACATGATTACGAATATTCCTTTCGTGCCGGACACGCCGGTAACAGAGGATTGCGGTGAGTGTACGAAATGCATTGACGCTTGTCCGACAGGAGCGCTGGTCGGTCCCGGGGTGCTAAACGCCAAACGATGCATTTCTTTTCTGACGCAGACCAAGGGGTTCCTGGAAGAGGAGTTCATGGTGAAGATCGGCAATCGCTTGTATGGCTGCGAT
The window above is part of the Paenibacillus lutimineralis genome. Proteins encoded here:
- a CDS encoding GNAT family N-acetyltransferase, producing MRIRSFQLSDANQVMELLQVALSEDCCEDTKRAFARQLSWDSDLIVIAEVDEEIVGALIGTIDNNVGCIYRTVVHPEYRHQGIATGLVNGMEQRFKQRKVSKIVIAGDEHNKAIAPLYETLGYGASKFLEAFQKLSIAAVQSLSGS
- the rnhA gene encoding ribonuclease HI, whose protein sequence is MKEISIYTDGACSGNPGPGGWGAILLYKGHRKELSGGEKLTTNNRMEIQAVISALTELKEPCQAKVYSDSAYVVNCFQQGWIRGWLRNGWKNSKNQPTQNKDLWQELWRLMGIHQVEYIKVKGHSDNELNNHCDFLAREAIKRLS
- the mutY gene encoding A/G-specific adenine glycosylase, which produces MQESKESKLYFSKELLGWYETAKRDLPWRRHRNPYYIWVSEIMLQQTRVDTVIPYFQRFIERFPTIQALAEAPEEDVLKCWEGLGYYSRARNLQAAAQQVMERHGGIVPDNKKDVSALKGVGPYTSGAILSIAYNQPEPAVDGNVMRVLSRYFLIEEDIMKTGTRTLMEDLATELIPLGRAGDFNQALMELGALICTPKSPQCLICPVMVHCAGRLEGAEDRLPVKSKAKPPRPEYRLVALVEGDGEQSGRVLVRRRPDSGLLARMWELPHIPAAAEPGEGAGLPDGPAMDRLAAVLGGAGVLAAPQGALMEAEHTFSHIHWNMRVFRFQQVDGRGGERTAVAESASAYEANGDVAGPNTGHDSVEYRWITKEDMGELAFPNVFIRILNQYFSMK